The segment CCTGTTCCAAACTGCTCTCCAAGCTTCTCTGAACCTCTTCCCCTCATCTCCTAGCCTCCACCCCATaccaccctctcctccctcagcatctccttctcttccttctccaactTTATCCTCCTACATTGGTCAGTATCCTGCTGTCTCTTTCTAGTTGAATGTATTTTAGTATTCCCATGAGCAGGATAAACATGGGAGTTACTGTCGGCAATGACAGATGTGCTGGTAGCTTAGACTTAACCATCGTCCCACGGTGTTTTAGACCTAGCTTCCCCGTGCATCATCCCATAGACATACACACTATGATAACCTGCCAGTTGACTCAGACATGAGCAAAATAGATACAAATACAGCAATGTACCTGGGCAGTGTTGGATGCTTGCTCTCTGGATTCCTTCTATGTTCTTCATTTCTGGGGAACAACTCTGTTGTGCCCCAGGGGAGGTTTTTTTCTGGACGGAATGCAGCAACACAGGTTCATCAGGCCATTTCGGATGTTCTTGACCCACCCCCTAAATCTTTTGGGCCAGGGCCTGCTTGCGACAGGCTTAACCTCTGCTGAGGCACTGGATTTGTCTTCTGTGCTTTTAGTGTTGATGGTCTTCTTGCCTTTGCTGTGCACTGAATAAAAGCAGGGGTCACTAATAGAAATTCTGTGGGTTAGCTCCACTGTGGGTGTTATCTGATGTGGCCTGCAGAGAAGACTGCCAGGCCAACTGGCCCTCTTGACTAATCCATGACTAGCTGTCTGGCCGAGGTCAGAACCTTGACTATCAGAGGATGACCCGAGCCATCTGGGCTCGCTTCCTCGCCTTCTGAGCCCTCGCACTGAAGTAGCAGGGTAATCAAGGGTCGGGAATGGGGTCATGCATGGATGAGGCCGGGTTGGGATGTCACACTCTTGAAGAGCCTGCTTTTCCAAAAAGTAGTAACAAGCCATACTTtggttgaatttcttctgatcGAGGGAGTCTTTAACCTCTTGGGCTTCAAATCCAATGTCCTGCATTGCTCTAAGAATGgctgggtctggcctgagggggatgAGTTCCTTACAAGGTTGTGGGAACCCCTCTGAGTCTATCTTAAGCCAGGGATGAGTCAAAAGGTCAGGAATTGTGGGCCTCTGCTGGGAATTCACTTTCATTAAAAGACTCAGCAGGTCTTGTAGCTCTTCTGACAGGCCAAGTGGTTCAGCATAAGTCCCTAACACAACCTGCCTTCGGAGTAGTGGTAGCCCGACAGCCTCAAATGGGAGTTTTCCAACTGTCATATAATAAAGAATTACTCCTAGGGCCCACACGTCGACCTTGGGGCCCTCATAAAATTTCCCGAGGAAcagctcaggagcagaaaatgcaTAAGTCCCATAGTGCGTTCTCAACTTTTGCCCAGGCCGCACTTGAGTGGCAGAGCCAAAATCAACGATTTTAATTCTTCCCTTGGTATCGACTAGTATGTTATCGGGTTTAAGGTCCCGGTGTATAATGCCTTCTTCATGGCAGTATCCCACAGCACTTAATAATTGTCTGAATATGCCCCGTGCTTCATCCTCCTGCAGATGGCCAGCCTCTTTGATGCGAGAATAAAGCTGGTTCCCCTTGGCCAACTCCATGATGAGGTATGTTATCTTTTCAGTGTCAATGACTTGTATGAGAGATACAATATTTGGGTGGTTGATCCTCATCATGATTTCTACCTCAGATGTGACCTGCTGGCACCACTGTTGTCTCTTGAGGAGCATTTTGACAGCCACGGGGGTACCTGTGAGGCGGTGCACGGCCAACTTCACGGCCGCGTGGAAACCATGGCCGATGGTATTCAAAACCAAATATTGAGAGCAGAAACTCTCTGTGCAAGAGCTGCCCTGAGATCGGAGCCTTTCTGACTCCCGTTTGCTCCGGAAGCTCATTGGAGGTAACAGAGTATAAATGCTAcctaagaggaaggaaaaagaaataaagggaagaaagagagctaAGATGGAAAGTAAAAtagtgaaaaataagaaaaacagaaaactaaaaccaaccaaaacaacaacagaaaccctcaAAAGTAAAACAACGTACAAAGCCAAGGAAATCCTAAGTAAAAAACTACATACTAGTCACTAGGAGGGAGGAGCACAGCTCAGCCACACTAAGAATCAACATCACTGATcgtgtaagaaaaaaaatgtacaacGAAATATACGAACAATCAAAGGAATTAAAACTATTAACAGTTAGAAAACCCAAGctacagaaaatgaaatgaaacaaaatcaacctccaaacaagcaaaactacatAAAAGCTAAATACCtagagattaaaacaaaatagaacgcACTCATCAAAACTCCTAGAATATAGAAAGTAATAAAGAGACAACTCTAAGGGAATGTCCCAGTGAATAATTGGGATTAATTGAGATAGGGGTCTTCAAAGGGTTTTTCTCACAAGTCATGCATGGCTAAGGAATGTATGgctaagaaatatatatgtatatgttcaccATCTTGGGCCATTAGGGAGATGAAAACTAAAACTAGTTTGAGACTTCATCTTATTCTAATCAGAATGGCAAAGGCAACAATGCTGGGGTGGATGTGGGGGATGGAGACCCTCATGCACAGTGTCCGTGGGAGGCTATAAACTGAGGTGGCCACTGTAGAGtgtgggggttcctcagaaaactagaaataggtGTGCCACCTGATACAGCTACGCCATTCCTGGGATATACTCAAGGAACAATATTTCCTGCTGCAAAGACACTTGTTCATCCATGTTCACTACTGTTTCATTTGTTCACGGTGCAGGGAATGTAGACAGCCTAGGTATCCATCCAGCTGATGAATGACTAATGCGAGTGTGGTACCTACACACAGTGGAATGTAATTCAGATgtaaaagaaactgaaattatCAAGTTTCCAACTAAATGCTTGGAGCTAGACAAGGTTACACTAAGTGAGC is part of the Rattus norvegicus strain BN/NHsdMcwi chromosome 1, GRCr8, whole genome shotgun sequence genome and harbors:
- the LOC134484999 gene encoding sperm motility kinase 2B-like, which gives rise to MSFRSKRESERLRSQGSSCTESFCSQYLVLNTIGHGFHAAVKLAVHRLTGTPVAVKMLLKRQQWCQQVTSEVEIMMRINHPNIVSLIQVIDTEKITYLIMELAKGNQLYSRIKEAGHLQEDEARGIFRQLLSAVGYCHEEGIIHRDLKPDNILVDTKGRIKIVDFGSATQVRPGQKLRTHYGTYAFSAPELFLGKFYEGPKVDVWALGVILYYMTVGKLPFEAVGLPLLRRQVVLGTYAEPLGLSEELQDLLSLLMKVNSQQRPTIPDLLTHPWLKIDSEGFPQPCKELIPLRPDPAILRAMQDIGFEAQEVKDSLDQKKFNQSMACYYFLEKQALQECDIPTRPHPCMTPFPTLDYPATSVRGLRRRGSEPRWLGSSSDSQGSDLGQTASHGLVKRASWPGSLLCRPHQITPTVELTHRISISDPCFYSVHSKGKKTINTKSTEDKSSASAEVKPVASRPWPKRFRGWVKNIRNGLMNLCCCIPSRKKPPLGHNRVVPQK